A part of Streptomyces sp. NBC_01235 genomic DNA contains:
- a CDS encoding MHYT domain-containing protein, whose product MGHLDHAAFGWLTPVLSYVMACIGAALGLRCTVRALGATGRSRRNWLITAASAIGTGIWTMHFVAMLGFGVSGTDIRYDVPLTVLSLLVAMVVVCVGVFAVGYSRDRTRALLIGGLTTGLGVASMHYLGMAAVRLHGDVTYDPVRVGLSVLIAVVAATAALWAALNIKSPIAVTIASLVMGAAVSSMHYTAMFAVSVHVTPSGEALPGATAMQFIFPLAVGLGSYLFLTSAFVALSPTTGERQASATAQQPVENHAGRQQAGTV is encoded by the coding sequence ATGGGACACCTGGACCACGCCGCCTTCGGCTGGCTGACCCCCGTGCTGTCGTACGTGATGGCCTGCATCGGCGCCGCCCTCGGGCTGCGCTGCACGGTGCGCGCCCTCGGCGCCACCGGACGCTCGCGCCGCAACTGGCTGATCACCGCGGCGTCGGCGATCGGCACAGGCATCTGGACCATGCACTTCGTGGCCATGCTCGGCTTCGGCGTCAGCGGCACCGACATCCGCTACGACGTTCCGCTGACCGTGCTCAGCCTCCTCGTGGCCATGGTCGTCGTCTGCGTCGGCGTCTTCGCCGTCGGTTACAGCCGCGACCGCACGCGCGCGTTGCTGATCGGCGGGCTCACCACCGGCCTGGGGGTGGCGAGCATGCACTACCTGGGCATGGCCGCGGTCCGGCTGCACGGCGACGTGACCTACGATCCGGTCCGCGTCGGACTCTCCGTCCTGATCGCCGTCGTCGCGGCCACCGCGGCCCTCTGGGCGGCACTCAACATCAAGTCGCCGATCGCGGTCACCATCGCCTCCCTCGTCATGGGTGCGGCGGTGAGCAGCATGCACTACACCGCGATGTTCGCGGTGAGCGTCCACGTCACGCCCTCGGGGGAGGCACTGCCCGGGGCCACGGCGATGCAGTTCATCTTCCCCCTCGCCGTCGGCCTCGGGTCCTACCTCTTCCTGACTTCGGCCTTCGTCGCGCTGTCGCCCACCACGGGGGAGCGCCAGGCGTCCGCCACGGCACAACAACCGGTGGAGAACCACGCCGGCCGACAGCAGGCCGGGACCGTCTGA
- a CDS encoding roadblock/LC7 domain-containing protein has protein sequence MIQDPSTRSTPRSGELDWLLDDLVMRVSEVRHAVVLSNDGLAVGASTDLRREDAEHLAAVASGFHSLAKGAGRHFGAGGVRQTMVEMDDGFLFVAAAGDGSCLAVLTAVTADIGLVAYEMARLVKRVGEHLYTPPRLGARPPAAG, from the coding sequence ATGATCCAGGACCCGAGCACGAGGTCGACCCCGCGGTCCGGCGAACTCGACTGGCTGCTGGACGACTTGGTGATGCGCGTGAGCGAGGTACGGCATGCCGTGGTGCTGTCCAACGACGGCCTCGCCGTCGGCGCCTCGACCGACCTCAGGCGTGAGGACGCCGAACACCTCGCCGCCGTCGCCTCCGGCTTCCACAGCCTTGCCAAGGGCGCGGGCCGGCACTTCGGCGCAGGCGGGGTGCGTCAGACCATGGTGGAGATGGACGACGGCTTCCTGTTCGTGGCCGCCGCGGGCGACGGCTCCTGCCTGGCCGTCCTCACCGCCGTGACCGCCGACATCGGCCTGGTCGCCTATGAGATGGCGCGGCTGGTCAAGCGGGTCGGAGAGCACCTCTATACGCCGCCACGCCTCGGCGCGCGGCCGCCCGCCGCCGGATGA
- a CDS encoding PPOX class F420-dependent oxidoreductase has translation MAQKMTDEEWRAFVTYGTRTGKLSTVRPDGSPHVAPIWFLLDGDDVVFNTGRDTVKGRNLARDGRIALCVDDDRPPFDYVVLQGRARLSEDLDEVRHWAARIAARYMGEERAEEFGARNGVPGELLVRVRIDKVLAQKAIAD, from the coding sequence ATGGCACAGAAGATGACCGATGAGGAATGGCGGGCCTTCGTCACGTACGGAACCCGCACCGGAAAACTGTCGACCGTGCGGCCCGACGGAAGTCCGCACGTGGCGCCGATCTGGTTCCTGCTCGACGGGGACGACGTGGTGTTCAACACCGGCAGGGACACGGTGAAGGGACGCAATCTGGCGCGGGACGGCCGGATCGCCCTGTGCGTGGACGACGACCGGCCGCCGTTCGACTACGTGGTGCTGCAGGGCCGGGCCCGGCTCTCGGAGGACCTCGACGAGGTCCGGCACTGGGCGGCTCGTATCGCGGCACGGTACATGGGTGAGGAGCGCGCCGAGGAGTTCGGAGCCCGCAACGGCGTTCCCGGGGAGCTGCTCGTCCGTGTCCGGATCGACAAGGTCCTGGCGCAGAAGGCCATCGCGGACTGA
- a CDS encoding GTP-binding protein has product MVSEHSDATGGETAPLALKILVAGGFGVGKTTMVGAVSEIKPLRTEELLSEAGQLVDDTDGVDQKVTTTVAMDFGRITIRSGLSLYLFGTPGQDRFWFLWDELSQGALGAVVLADTRRLEDCFPAVDYFEHRHIPFVVAVNCFTGTRTYGAQDVSRALDLDGGTPVVLCDARDRDSGKEVLIRLVEYAGRMHTARLLDSVG; this is encoded by the coding sequence ATGGTCTCCGAGCACTCCGATGCCACGGGCGGCGAGACGGCCCCCCTGGCGTTGAAGATACTGGTCGCCGGCGGGTTCGGCGTGGGCAAGACCACCATGGTGGGCGCGGTCAGTGAGATCAAGCCGCTGCGCACCGAGGAACTGCTCAGCGAGGCCGGGCAGTTGGTGGACGACACCGACGGTGTGGACCAGAAGGTCACGACGACCGTCGCCATGGACTTCGGCCGGATCACCATCCGTTCCGGCCTCTCCCTCTACCTGTTCGGCACGCCGGGGCAGGACCGCTTCTGGTTTCTGTGGGACGAACTGTCGCAGGGAGCTCTCGGCGCGGTGGTCCTGGCCGACACCAGGCGCCTGGAGGACTGCTTTCCCGCGGTCGACTACTTCGAGCACCGGCACATCCCGTTCGTGGTGGCCGTCAACTGCTTCACGGGCACACGGACGTACGGCGCCCAGGACGTCTCGCGCGCCCTCGACCTCGACGGAGGGACCCCGGTCGTCCTGTGTGACGCCCGTGACCGCGACTCGGGGAAGGAGGTGCTGATCCGGCTGGTCGAGTATGCCGGGCGGATGCACACCGCCCGGCTGCTCGACTCGGTGGGCTGA
- a CDS encoding acyl-CoA thioesterase: MTNPAERLVDLLDLEQIEVNIFRGRSPLESLQRVFGGQVAGQALVAAGRTTDGDRPVHSLHAYFLRPGRPGVPIVYQVERVRDGRSFTTRRVTAVQQGRTIFNLTASFHKPEEGPFEHQLPPAREVPDPESLPTVVEEVREHLGALPEQLERMARRQPFDIRYADRLRWNTEDVKEAEPRSAVWMRAVGPLGDDPLVHTCALTYASDMTLLDAVRLPVEPLWGPRNFDMASLDHAMWFHRPFRADEWFLYDQESPIATGGRGLARGRIYDLEGRLLVSVVQEGLFRAL; encoded by the coding sequence ATGACGAATCCGGCCGAGAGGCTCGTCGACCTGCTGGACCTGGAGCAGATCGAGGTCAACATCTTCCGTGGCCGCAGCCCGCTCGAGTCCCTGCAGCGGGTCTTCGGCGGCCAGGTGGCGGGCCAGGCGCTGGTCGCGGCCGGGCGGACCACCGACGGCGACCGGCCCGTGCACTCGTTGCACGCGTACTTCCTGCGCCCGGGCCGGCCGGGTGTGCCCATCGTGTACCAGGTCGAACGGGTGCGGGACGGGCGGTCCTTCACCACCCGCCGGGTCACCGCCGTGCAGCAGGGGCGCACGATCTTCAATCTCACCGCTTCCTTTCACAAACCTGAGGAAGGTCCCTTCGAGCACCAGCTGCCGCCGGCCCGCGAGGTTCCGGACCCGGAGTCCCTGCCGACGGTCGTGGAAGAGGTCCGGGAGCATCTGGGCGCGTTGCCGGAACAGTTGGAGCGCATGGCGCGCCGTCAGCCCTTCGACATCCGGTACGCGGACCGGCTGCGCTGGAACACCGAGGACGTCAAGGAAGCCGAGCCGCGCAGCGCGGTGTGGATGCGCGCGGTCGGGCCGCTCGGCGACGATCCGCTCGTCCACACCTGCGCGCTCACGTACGCCAGCGACATGACCCTCCTGGACGCCGTTCGCCTTCCGGTCGAACCCCTGTGGGGTCCGCGGAACTTCGACATGGCGTCGCTGGACCACGCGATGTGGTTCCATCGGCCGTTTCGTGCGGACGAGTGGTTCCTGTACGACCAGGAATCACCCATTGCCACCGGCGGACGAGGACTGGCCCGCGGGCGCATCTACGACCTGGAAGGGCGCCTGCTGGTTTCTGTCGTCCAGGAGGGCCTTTTCCGGGCGCTGTAG
- a CDS encoding class I SAM-dependent methyltransferase: MSYDHTHVQEFFTARAADWDSRFPDDGPAYAAAVRDLGLREGDRVLDAGCGTGRALTPLRAAVGPSGVVVGADLTPAMLEAAVRAGRDRHGQLVLADVAALPLRSESLDAVFGAGLIAHLPRPAENLRELARVVRPGGTLALFHPIGRAALAARQGRQITPEDLRAEPNLRPLLAGSGWRMTSYVDENDRFLALAVRES, encoded by the coding sequence ATGAGCTACGACCACACACACGTTCAGGAGTTCTTCACGGCGCGCGCCGCGGACTGGGACAGCCGGTTCCCCGACGACGGTCCCGCCTACGCGGCCGCGGTCCGCGACCTCGGTCTGCGCGAAGGGGACCGCGTACTGGACGCCGGCTGCGGCACCGGACGGGCCCTGACGCCGCTGCGTGCGGCCGTGGGGCCCTCGGGAGTGGTCGTCGGGGCCGATCTGACCCCGGCCATGCTCGAGGCCGCCGTACGGGCCGGACGCGACCGCCACGGGCAACTGGTGCTCGCGGACGTAGCCGCGCTTCCCCTGCGCTCCGAGTCGCTCGACGCCGTGTTCGGGGCGGGCCTCATCGCCCATCTGCCTCGGCCGGCCGAGAATTTGCGGGAGCTGGCACGGGTGGTACGCCCGGGCGGCACGCTGGCGCTGTTCCACCCCATCGGCAGGGCGGCGCTCGCGGCCCGGCAGGGCCGACAGATCACGCCGGAGGACCTGCGCGCGGAGCCCAACCTCCGCCCGCTGCTGGCCGGTTCTGGGTGGCGCATGACGTCCTACGTCGACGAGAACGACCGCTTCCTGGCCCTGGCCGTCCGCGAGTCCTGA
- a CDS encoding roadblock/LC7 domain-containing protein, whose protein sequence is MVQNQGLGWLLDDLTERVDHVRHALVLSNDGLVAGASTGLRREDAEHLAAVSSGLHSLAKGSGRHFSAGRVRQTMIEFDDAVLFVTAAGTGSCLCVLSGAEADMGQIAYEMTLLVSRVGEHLTVDARQPERAPLKDL, encoded by the coding sequence ATGGTGCAGAACCAGGGGCTGGGCTGGTTGCTGGACGACCTGACCGAGCGCGTCGACCACGTGCGGCACGCACTGGTCCTGTCCAACGACGGGCTGGTGGCGGGCGCGAGCACGGGACTGCGCCGGGAGGACGCGGAGCACCTCGCCGCCGTCTCGTCCGGGCTGCACAGCCTGGCCAAGGGATCAGGACGCCACTTCAGCGCGGGCCGAGTCCGCCAGACGATGATCGAGTTCGACGACGCGGTGCTGTTCGTCACCGCGGCGGGTACCGGCAGTTGTCTGTGCGTGCTCAGCGGGGCCGAGGCCGACATGGGCCAGATCGCCTACGAGATGACCCTGCTGGTCAGCCGGGTCGGCGAACACCTCACCGTGGACGCCCGGCAGCCCGAGCGCGCACCACTGAAAGACCTCTGA
- a CDS encoding DUF6397 family protein — translation MFGNTVTQPHSVSCTPSRAARELDLKRSEFDLAVHLGRIRTMPDEGGGGRRVARAEIDRLRSEPGFPEALRESVLAVGTSEGAAIMDVPAARFTRLARLGLVVPVRFYLNRYRAVVWLYLADELRQFAADKTNSSLLTGRTPEVLRSQLVAGVDLRARNWRGRHLGFLFRQADGPWQRAGVLAGLLDPLQVAEIVKDPYERSHLNRFRPGPPAHGTPGTPGAHLIEKIMTADAPDEIHWLRSDLERTLDEARADQPAPRPSPKPFRSTPVPSKPDASSPLPEPALTHSAPQPDMADESGRPTRGLLSRLRRRSA, via the coding sequence ATGTTCGGCAACACCGTCACGCAACCACATTCCGTTTCCTGCACGCCGAGTCGGGCGGCTCGTGAACTGGACCTGAAGCGAAGTGAGTTCGACCTCGCCGTGCACCTCGGGCGCATCAGGACCATGCCCGACGAAGGGGGAGGCGGCCGTCGGGTGGCCCGCGCGGAGATCGACCGTCTGCGCTCGGAACCCGGCTTCCCCGAGGCGCTGCGCGAGAGCGTGCTGGCCGTGGGCACCAGCGAAGGCGCCGCCATCATGGACGTGCCTGCCGCCCGGTTCACCCGCCTCGCGCGGCTGGGACTGGTGGTGCCCGTCAGGTTCTATCTGAACAGGTACCGTGCCGTCGTCTGGCTGTATCTCGCCGACGAACTGCGGCAGTTCGCCGCCGACAAGACCAACTCGTCGCTGCTCACCGGTCGTACACCAGAGGTGCTGCGGAGCCAGCTGGTCGCAGGCGTTGACCTGCGGGCCCGGAACTGGCGGGGGCGCCACCTGGGCTTCCTGTTCCGACAGGCCGACGGCCCCTGGCAGCGCGCCGGGGTTCTTGCCGGGCTTCTCGACCCCCTCCAGGTCGCGGAGATCGTCAAGGACCCCTACGAGCGCTCCCACCTGAACAGGTTCCGGCCCGGACCGCCGGCCCACGGCACCCCGGGCACGCCCGGCGCGCACCTCATCGAGAAGATCATGACGGCGGATGCCCCCGACGAGATCCACTGGCTGAGGTCCGACCTGGAACGCACCCTGGACGAGGCCCGTGCCGACCAGCCCGCGCCGCGTCCCTCGCCGAAACCGTTCCGGTCGACGCCTGTTCCGTCGAAGCCGGACGCGTCGAGTCCCCTCCCCGAACCGGCCCTGACGCACTCGGCGCCGCAACCGGACATGGCCGACGAGTCCGGCCGACCGACTCGTGGCCTGCTGAGCCGACTGCGCCGCCGCAGCGCGTGA
- a CDS encoding DUF742 domain-containing protein, which translates to MTEDMTGPPREPGSQWYDNEAGPLVRPYAMTGGRTRPGPTGVLFDLIALVTLDPGAPGTDGMALGPEHRTLIGLCRTETQSVAELAAGADLPVGVVRVLLGDLLELGCVTVSRPVPPAQLPDERILREVIEGLRAL; encoded by the coding sequence ATGACCGAGGACATGACCGGCCCCCCGCGCGAGCCGGGCAGCCAGTGGTACGACAACGAGGCCGGTCCGCTCGTCCGCCCGTACGCCATGACGGGCGGACGCACGAGACCGGGCCCCACCGGAGTGCTCTTCGACCTGATCGCCCTGGTCACCCTGGACCCGGGAGCGCCCGGCACGGACGGCATGGCGCTCGGGCCGGAACACCGCACCCTCATAGGCCTCTGCCGTACGGAGACCCAGTCCGTCGCCGAACTCGCGGCGGGCGCGGATCTTCCCGTGGGCGTGGTCAGGGTGCTCCTCGGAGACCTGCTGGAACTCGGCTGTGTCACCGTCAGCCGTCCGGTCCCGCCCGCGCAGTTGCCCGACGAACGGATTCTGCGCGAGGTGATCGAGGGGCTGAGGGCGCTGTAG
- a CDS encoding DEAD/DEAH box helicase, protein MTLIDQLPPTADPDALYEAFESWAQERGLTLYPHQEEALIEVVSGANVIVSTPTGSGKSMIAAAAHFAALARDEVTFYTAPIKALVSEKFFELCKIFGTENVGMLTGDASVNSDAPVICCTAEVLASIALRDGKDADVGQVVMDEFHFYAEGDRGWAWQIPILELPQAQFVLMSATLGDVSFFEKDLNRRTGRPTAVVRSATRPVPLSYEYQYTPMTETLTDLLATKQAPVYIVHFTQAQAVERAQALMSINMCSRAEKEQIAELIGNFRFTTKFGSNLSRYVRHGIGVHHAGMLPKYRRLVEKLAQAGLLKVICGTDTLGVGVNVPIRTVLFTALTKYDGNRVRTLRAREFHQIAGRAGRAGFDTAGYVVAQAPEHVIENEKALAKAGEDPKKRRKVVRKKAPEGFVGWTENTFDKLIESEPEPLTSRFRVTHTMLLSVIARPGNAFEAMRHLLEDNHEPRKQQLRHIRRAIAIYRSLLDGGIVEKLDEPDATGRVVRLTVDLQQDFALNQPLSTFALAAFELLDPESPSYALDMVSVVESTLDDPRQILAAQQNKARGEAVAAMKADGVEYEERMERLQDISYPKPLEELLFHAYNTYRKSHPWVGDHPLSPKSVIRDMYERAMSFTELVSHYELARTEGIVLRYLASAYKALDHTVPDDLKSEDLQDLIEWLGEMVRQVDSSLLDEWEQLANPEEMTAEEAQEKADEVKPVTANARAFRVLVRNAMFRRVELAALDHVDELGEMDGESGWDAEAWGEAMDKYWDEYDDLGTGPDARGPKLLVIQEEPQNALWRVRQIFDDPNDDHDWGISAEVDLTASDAEGRAVVRVTAVGQL, encoded by the coding sequence GTGACCCTCATCGATCAGTTGCCGCCGACCGCAGATCCCGACGCCCTGTACGAAGCCTTCGAGTCCTGGGCGCAGGAGCGTGGTCTGACGCTCTACCCCCATCAGGAGGAGGCGCTGATCGAGGTGGTCTCCGGGGCGAACGTGATCGTGTCGACGCCCACCGGGTCCGGCAAGAGCATGATCGCGGCGGCCGCGCACTTCGCGGCCCTCGCCCGGGACGAGGTCACCTTCTACACGGCCCCGATCAAGGCGCTCGTGTCGGAGAAGTTCTTCGAACTGTGCAAGATCTTCGGCACGGAGAACGTCGGCATGCTGACCGGCGACGCGTCCGTGAACTCCGACGCCCCGGTCATCTGCTGCACCGCCGAGGTGCTCGCGTCGATCGCGCTGCGCGACGGCAAGGACGCGGACGTCGGCCAGGTCGTCATGGACGAGTTCCACTTCTACGCGGAGGGCGACCGCGGCTGGGCGTGGCAGATCCCCATCCTGGAGCTGCCGCAGGCGCAGTTCGTCCTCATGTCGGCCACGCTCGGCGACGTGTCCTTCTTCGAGAAGGACCTCAATCGGCGCACCGGCCGTCCCACGGCGGTGGTCCGCTCGGCGACCCGGCCCGTGCCGCTGTCCTACGAGTACCAGTACACGCCGATGACGGAGACGCTCACCGACCTGCTGGCGACGAAGCAGGCGCCCGTCTACATCGTGCACTTCACTCAGGCGCAGGCGGTGGAGCGGGCGCAGGCGCTGATGAGCATCAACATGTGCTCGCGCGCCGAGAAGGAGCAGATCGCCGAGCTGATCGGCAACTTCCGCTTCACCACGAAGTTCGGCAGCAACCTCTCGCGTTACGTGCGGCACGGCATCGGGGTCCACCACGCGGGCATGCTGCCCAAGTACCGACGGCTGGTGGAGAAGCTCGCCCAGGCCGGTCTGCTGAAGGTGATCTGCGGTACGGACACACTGGGCGTCGGCGTCAACGTGCCCATCCGCACCGTGCTGTTCACGGCACTGACCAAGTACGACGGCAACCGCGTGCGCACGCTGCGGGCCCGTGAGTTCCACCAGATCGCGGGCCGGGCCGGGCGGGCCGGCTTCGACACTGCGGGCTACGTGGTCGCCCAGGCGCCCGAGCACGTCATCGAGAACGAGAAGGCGCTGGCGAAGGCCGGCGAAGACCCGAAGAAGCGCCGCAAGGTGGTGCGCAAGAAGGCGCCGGAAGGCTTCGTGGGCTGGACGGAGAACACCTTCGACAAACTCATCGAGTCGGAACCGGAACCGCTGACCTCCCGCTTCCGGGTCACGCACACGATGCTGCTGTCGGTGATCGCCCGGCCCGGCAACGCCTTCGAGGCGATGCGCCACCTGTTGGAGGACAACCACGAGCCGCGCAAGCAGCAGCTGCGGCACATCCGGCGCGCCATCGCGATCTACCGCTCCCTGCTGGACGGCGGGATCGTCGAGAAGCTCGACGAACCCGACGCCACGGGCCGCGTCGTCCGGCTCACCGTGGACCTTCAGCAGGACTTCGCGCTGAACCAGCCGCTGTCCACCTTCGCGCTGGCCGCGTTCGAACTGCTCGACCCGGAGTCGCCGTCCTACGCTCTCGACATGGTCTCCGTCGTGGAGTCCACGTTGGACGATCCGCGCCAGATCCTGGCCGCTCAGCAGAACAAGGCGCGCGGTGAGGCGGTGGCCGCGATGAAGGCGGACGGCGTCGAGTACGAGGAGCGCATGGAGCGCCTCCAGGACATCTCGTACCCGAAGCCGCTGGAGGAGCTGCTCTTCCACGCGTACAACACCTACCGCAAGAGCCACCCGTGGGTCGGCGACCATCCGTTGTCGCCGAAGTCCGTCATCCGCGACATGTACGAGCGGGCGATGTCCTTCACCGAGCTGGTGTCCCACTACGAGCTGGCCCGCACCGAGGGCATCGTGCTGCGCTACCTGGCCAGCGCCTACAAGGCCCTCGACCACACCGTCCCGGACGACCTCAAGTCCGAGGATCTGCAGGATCTGATCGAGTGGCTGGGCGAGATGGTGCGCCAGGTCGACTCGAGCCTGCTGGACGAGTGGGAGCAGCTCGCCAACCCGGAGGAGATGACCGCCGAGGAGGCCCAGGAGAAGGCCGACGAGGTCAAGCCGGTCACCGCCAACGCCCGTGCCTTCCGGGTCCTGGTCCGCAACGCGATGTTCCGCCGCGTCGAACTCGCCGCTCTCGACCACGTCGACGAGCTGGGCGAGATGGACGGCGAGTCCGGCTGGGACGCCGAAGCGTGGGGCGAGGCCATGGACAAGTACTGGGACGAGTACGACGACCTCGGCACCGGTCCCGACGCCCGGGGCCCCAAGCTGCTCGTCATCCAGGAGGAGCCGCAGAACGCCCTGTGGCGCGTCCGCCAGATCTTCGACGACCCGAACGACGATCACGACTGGGGTATCAGTGCGGAGGTCGACCTCACGGCCTCCGACGCCGAGGGCCGCGCGGTCGTTCGCGTGACCGCCGTCGGTCAGTTGTGA
- a CDS encoding sensor histidine kinase — MRTPRRTPTAGADAPPPTRGRRAHAGPPADEGPDEQTDTPADAIPPRAERWRIRPRTVRAKIVCLLMVPVVSLLALWAYATVSTAQDVSGLRRLQRVDSQVRAPVAAAVAALQTERSAAVRYATAPVPGQDGDLKELTQRTDRAVAKLRLGNDSTVADGQDLPKGVAQRLEMFVSRAERLPSLRTAVLDGSAGWEETYGRYTSTISTAFSVGGALSGIQDAELGSDARVLLEFSRAGEALSQEDVVLAGARGAGRLDGERLRLFTGAVATRRTLTESAVADLRGPERTAWQRLAAGSAYAALDAAEDKVLANGPGAKAISAAPASTWDKSHARVQNGMRTIETDAGRGVADRADPFTRGLLTAAGAAVLLGLAAVVASLVISVRIGRALVVELVSLRNSALEIARRKLPEAMRKLRAGEEIDVHAEAPPGPPSEDETGQVAEALDTVHRAALRAAVERAELASGISGVFVNLARRSQVLVHRQLSLLDSMERRSDDPNELSDLFRLDHLTTRMRRHAESLIILSGAAPGRAWRMPVSLTNVVRAAVSEVEDYARVEVRQLPEAAVIGTAVADLTHLLAELVENAAQFSPPHTRVRVTGEPVGNGYAVEVEDRGLGMGKETLTEANRRIAQSEALDLFDSDRLGLFVVSRLAARHGVKVHLRTSPYGGTTAVVLLPTALLHSGKPERSAREVAQAQQPAEREYARVPAADHNASDRHAPDRRASDRHQEAVPASADRPALVAPVRGASEPAAADPPPPGVTALRLHRPPDDFDGSDDLPRRVRQANLAPQLRRPLPDEPDRAPGARGDEGRTPELVRDRMAAYRDGWARGGGRQPGRGATPDPAPGSDSSEGDPA; from the coding sequence ATGCGTACACCCCGTAGGACCCCCACGGCAGGCGCCGACGCGCCGCCCCCCACGCGCGGGCGCCGCGCCCATGCCGGGCCCCCCGCCGACGAGGGGCCGGACGAGCAGACGGACACACCTGCGGACGCGATACCCCCGCGCGCGGAACGCTGGCGCATCCGGCCGCGCACCGTCCGCGCCAAGATCGTCTGCCTGCTGATGGTGCCGGTCGTCTCCCTGCTAGCCCTGTGGGCGTACGCCACCGTCAGTACCGCCCAGGACGTCTCCGGACTGCGCCGGTTGCAGCGCGTGGACTCCCAGGTCCGCGCCCCCGTCGCGGCAGCGGTGGCCGCCCTGCAGACCGAGCGGTCGGCCGCCGTGCGGTACGCGACCGCCCCCGTCCCAGGTCAGGACGGCGACCTGAAGGAGCTCACGCAACGAACGGACCGCGCGGTGGCCAAGCTGCGGCTCGGCAACGACAGCACCGTCGCCGACGGCCAGGACCTGCCCAAGGGAGTGGCCCAGCGGCTCGAGATGTTCGTCTCCCGCGCCGAGAGGCTCCCCTCGCTCCGGACCGCGGTGCTCGACGGCAGCGCCGGCTGGGAGGAGACGTACGGCCGGTACACGAGCACGATCTCCACGGCCTTCTCGGTCGGCGGCGCCCTCTCCGGCATCCAGGACGCCGAACTGGGCTCCGACGCGCGCGTGCTGCTCGAATTCTCCCGCGCGGGAGAGGCCCTCTCCCAGGAGGATGTCGTGCTCGCCGGCGCGCGCGGGGCCGGACGCCTCGACGGAGAGCGCCTGCGACTGTTCACCGGCGCCGTCGCCACGCGCCGCACCCTGACGGAATCGGCCGTGGCGGACCTGCGCGGCCCCGAACGCACCGCATGGCAGCGCCTCGCCGCCGGCAGCGCCTACGCCGCCCTGGACGCCGCAGAGGACAAGGTGCTCGCCAACGGCCCCGGCGCGAAGGCGATCTCCGCCGCCCCGGCGAGCACCTGGGACAAGTCCCACGCGCGCGTGCAGAACGGGATGCGGACCATCGAGACGGACGCGGGACGCGGTGTCGCCGACCGAGCCGACCCGTTCACCCGCGGTCTGCTCACCGCGGCCGGCGCCGCGGTTCTGCTGGGCCTCGCCGCTGTCGTCGCCTCGCTCGTCATCTCCGTGCGCATCGGCCGCGCACTCGTCGTCGAGCTGGTCAGTCTGCGCAACAGCGCCCTGGAGATCGCCCGGCGCAAACTCCCGGAGGCCATGCGGAAGCTGCGCGCCGGCGAGGAGATCGACGTCCACGCGGAGGCCCCGCCCGGGCCTCCCTCCGAGGACGAGACCGGCCAGGTCGCCGAGGCTCTGGACACCGTGCACCGCGCCGCGCTGCGCGCCGCCGTGGAGCGTGCCGAACTCGCGAGCGGCATCTCCGGGGTGTTCGTCAACCTCGCCCGCCGCAGCCAGGTCCTCGTGCACCGCCAGTTGAGCCTCCTGGACAGCATGGAGCGCCGCTCCGACGACCCGAACGAACTGAGCGACCTCTTCCGGCTCGACCACCTCACCACCCGTATGCGGCGCCACGCCGAGAGCCTGATCATCCTGTCCGGGGCGGCGCCGGGCCGGGCCTGGCGCATGCCGGTGTCCCTCACCAACGTGGTCCGCGCCGCCGTCTCCGAGGTCGAGGACTACGCGCGCGTGGAGGTACGGCAGCTCCCGGAGGCGGCCGTCATCGGCACCGCCGTCGCGGACCTCACCCACCTGCTCGCCGAACTCGTCGAGAACGCCGCCCAGTTCTCGCCGCCGCACACGCGTGTGCGGGTCACCGGCGAACCCGTGGGCAACGGATACGCCGTCGAGGTCGAGGACCGGGGCCTGGGCATGGGCAAAGAGACCCTCACCGAGGCCAACCGGCGCATCGCGCAGTCCGAGGCCCTCGACCTCTTCGACAGCGACCGGCTCGGCCTGTTCGTGGTCAGCAGGCTCGCTGCCCGTCATGGCGTCAAGGTGCACCTGCGGACCTCGCCCTACGGCGGCACCACAGCGGTCGTCCTGCTGCCGACGGCCCTGCTGCACAGCGGCAAGCCGGAACGTTCCGCCCGTGAGGTCGCGCAGGCGCAGCAGCCCGCGGAACGCGAGTACGCGCGCGTCCCCGCAGCCGACCACAATGCCTCCGACCGCCATGCCCCGGACCGCCGTGCCTCCGACCGGCATCAGGAGGCCGTCCCCGCGTCCGCCGACCGCCCCGCGCTGGTGGCCCCCGTACGGGGTGCCTCGGAACCGGCGGCAGCCGACCCCCCGCCTCCCGGAGTCACCGCCTTGCGCCTGCACCGTCCCCCGGACGACTTCGATGGCTCGGACGACCTCCCGCGCCGGGTGCGGCAGGCCAATCTCGCCCCGCAACTGCGCCGCCCGCTCCCCGACGAACCGGACCGGGCGCCCGGGGCGCGCGGCGACGAGGGGCGTACCCCCGAACTCGTACGGGACCGGATGGCCGCGTACCGGGACGGCTGGGCCCGGGGCGGCGGCAGGCAACCCGGCCGCGGAGCCACCCCGGACCCCGCACCGGGCAGCGACAGCAGCGAAGGAGACCCCGCATGA